One Hevea brasiliensis isolate MT/VB/25A 57/8 chromosome 5, ASM3005281v1, whole genome shotgun sequence genomic region harbors:
- the LOC110656751 gene encoding probable serine/threonine-protein kinase WNK9 — translation MNGLSHLQPDYSEFVEVDPTGRYGRYNEILGRGASKTVYRAFDEYEGIEVAWNQVKLYDFLQSPEDLERLYCEIHLLKTLKHKNIMKFYTSWVDTANRNINFVTEMFTSGTLRQYRLKHKRVNIRAVKNWCRQILRGLLYLHSHNPPVIHRDLKCDNIFVNGNQGEVKIGDLGLAAILRKSHAAHCVGTPEFMAPEVYAEAYNELVDIYSFGMCILEMVTFEYPYSECTHPAQIYKKVISGRKPDALYKVKDPEVRQFVEKCLATVSLRLSARELLNDPFLQIDDCESNFRPLDYGPEIDGMGPLIRQPYLEFRDNTYPCSDGYSNGYSYDAQNELEYHPVEFEQSGIELFEYHDDEHYANVDISIKGKRRDDGGIFLRLRITDKDGRIRNIYFPFDVETDTALSVATEMVAELDITDQDVTKIADTIDGEIASLVPDWRPGPGIEETPRFANQTFCHNCASNRTSNGSLIDFLSNNPCCRNGCASMHGRFEEITFQADEPELHSTEGAPNILSHSDCLRYQEIWGQHESRDLIPVGSGRSHSDEEYEKVDQSITAKDENNVKMENEFHSGAGKSILHLRSSGSFCRLSSLYNDLSDSNENKIRKELRWLKAKYHIELGKLRDQQLGIVSTSSTSSNRNCKPSNGVLSSAVMNSFQGSTNGDLFKSLGHEKLYGPNLHNDVNNSRPNLDTRRARNCVAMKESPRTSDMVTAKSFYSRSLLPHSLHRTTSLPVDAVDV, via the exons ATGAATGGTCTCTCACATCTTCAGCCAGATTACTCTGAGTTTGTTGAAGTTGATCCAACTGGAAGATATGGAAGA TATAATGAAATTCTTGGCAGAGGAGCTTCAAAGACAGT TTACAGAGCATTTGATGAGTATGAAGGGATTGAAGTTGCTTGGAACCAGGTCAAGCTCTATGATTTCCTGCAAAGCCCTGAAGATCTTGAAAGACTCTACTGTGAGATTCATCTGCTTAAGACATTGAAGCATAAGAACATAATGAAATTTTATACTTCTTGGGTTGATACTGCAAATAGGAACATCAACTTTGTGACTGAAATGTTCACCTCTGGGACTTTAAGACA GTACCGGTTAAAGCACAAGAGAGTTAACATTAGAGCAGTGAAGAATTGGTGTAGGCAGATCTTGAGAGGACTTCTCTATCTCCATAGCCATAACCCTCCTGTGATCCATAGAGATCTAAAATGCGATAACATTTTTGTCAATGGAAACCAAGGTGAAGTGAAGATTGGAGATCTTGGCCTCGCTGCAATTCTTCGAAAATCGCATGCTGCTCACTGTGTTG GGACACCAGAGTTTATGGCCCCAGAAGTGTATGCAGAGGCATACAATGAATTGGTGGATATTTACTCTTTTGGGATGTGCATTTTGGAAATGGTCACTTTTGAATATCCGTATAGCGAATGCACCCATCCAGCTCAAATCTATAAGAAAGTTATCTCT GGCAGAAAGCCTGATGCTCTCTACAAAGTGAAGGATCCAGAAGTAAGACAATTTGTGGAGAAATGCTTGGCAACTGTATCACTTAGGCTCTCAGCTAGAGAGTTGTTGAATGATCCATTTCTCCAAATTGATGATTGTGAATCTAATTTTAGACCTTTAGATTATGGGCCGGAAATTGATGGCATGGGTCCTCTCATAAGGCAACCTTACCTTGAATTTCGTGACAATACTTATCCCTGCAGTGATGGATACTCAAATGGCTATAGCTATGATGCTCAGAATGAATTGGAATATCATCCAGTTGAGTTCGAACAAAGTGGAATTGAACTTTTTGAGTATCATGATGACGAACATTATGCAAATGTTGACATAAGTATAAAAGGGAAGAGGCGAGATGATGGTGGAATCTTTTTAAGGCTTCGAATTACAGATAAAGATG GTCGCATTCGAAACATATATTTCCCATTTGATGTTGAAACTGATACAGCATTGAGTGTTGCTACTGAAATGGTTGCAGAACTTGATATTACTGATCAAGATGTGACTAAAATTGCAGATACAATTGATGGGGAGATTGCTTCCTTGGTTCCAGATTGGAGGCCAGGGCCAGGCATAGAGGAAACACCTCGCTTTGCAAATCAAACCTTCTGTCACAATTGTGCTTCCAATCGAACCTCTAATGGTTCACTTATAGATTTTCTATCAAATAATCCATGTTGTAGAAATGGATGTGCTTCCATGCATGGCCGATTTGAAGAGATTACATTCCAGGCTGATGAACCTGAGCTTCATTCAACAGAAGGTGCTCCAAACATACTGAGCCATTCGGACTGCTTACGCTATCAGGAAATTTGGGGTCAACATGAAAGCCGCGATCTTATTCCAGTGGGATCTGGAAGAAGCCATTCAGATGAAGAATATGAAAAAGTTGATCAATCAATCACAGCAAAGGATGAGAATAATGTAAAGATGGAAAATGAATTTCATTCTGGTGCAGGGAAGTCAATTCTACACTTAAGAAGTTCTGGTTCTTTTTGCAGACTTTCTTCATTGTACAATGACCTCTCAGACAGTAATGAGAACAAAATCCGGAAAGAATTGAGATGGCTTAAAGCGAAGTACCATATCGAATTGGGAAAACTTAGAGATCAACAATTAGGAATTGTATCAACATCTTCAACTTCTAGCAATAGAAACTGCAAACCAAGTAATGGGGTTTTGTCATCTGCAGTAATGAATTCATTTCAAGGAAGTACCAATGGAGATCTCTTCAAATCTTTAGGTCATGAGAAGCTTTATGGTCCCAATTTGCATAATGATGTCAATAATAGCCGCCCCAATTTGGATACCAGAAGGGCCCGAAATTGTGTGGCGATGAAGGAATCCCCGAGAACAAGTGACATGGTCACTGCCAAGAGTTTCTACAGTAGGTCATTGCTTCCACATTCACTTCACAGGACAACATCCCTTCCAGTTGATGCTGTTGATGTATAA